In the Cololabis saira isolate AMF1-May2022 chromosome 7, fColSai1.1, whole genome shotgun sequence genome, one interval contains:
- the cdx1a gene encoding homeobox protein CDX-1a, which translates to MFPNSLSSQYIPPGYDFSGSYEPSAGPWGAVYPQREEFPYSFPGSSPCAGQLSFSPAELSCAPSAAGGGSLPPYSFMSGQDPFSSRRRPEPTRHTLSGGKTRTKDKYRVVYTDHQRLELEKEFQYNRYITMRRKSELSVTLSLSERQVKIWFQNRRAKERKVNRKKLQQSQQASTTTPTPPVLAGHTDVTTSPSTRSNMMSDLKAEDY; encoded by the exons ATGTTCCCCAACTCCCTCAGCAGCCAGTACATCCCGCCCGGGTATGACTTCAGCGGGTCCTATGAGCCGTCGGCGGGCCCCTGGGGGGCCGTGTACCCGCAGCGGGAGGAGTTCCCCTACAGCTTCCCGGGGTCGAGCCCCTGCGCCGGCCAGCTCAGCTTCAGCCCCGCGGAGCTGAGCTGCGCCCCCTCGGCCGCTGGAGGGGGGTCTCTGCCCCCCTACAGCTTCATGTCTGGGCAGGACCCCTTCAGCtccaggaggagacctgagcccaCCAGACACACACTTTCAG GAGGGAAGACCCGGACCAAGGACAAGTACAGGGTGGTGTACACTGATCACCAACGGCTGGAGTTGGAGAAGGAGTTCCAGTACAACCGCTACATCACCATGAGGAGGAAGTCCGAGCTGTCAGTGACACTCAGCCTTTCTGAGAGACAG GTGAAGATATGGTTTCAGAACAGACGTGCCAAAGAGAGGAAGGTTAACAGGAAGAAGCTGCAGCAATCCCAACAGGCCTCCACCACGACTCCCACTCCGCCCGTACTGGCTGGACACACTGACGTCACCACGAGCCCCAGCACCAGAAGCAACATGATGTCGGACTTAAAAGCAGAGGACTACTAG